The following nucleotide sequence is from Zea mays cultivar B73 chromosome 1, Zm-B73-REFERENCE-NAM-5.0, whole genome shotgun sequence.
AAAAATATATCCAGCCAAACAGATATTTACTACTTGTATGGAGAGTCGAGTTGCTATCTTCACGCTAGTAGTGTATCATAATACGGTCAGCGCTGACTAGCAAGGAGCCAAGCAGGACATAATACTGAAgcaggctgcggctgcggctgcaGCAACAAGTCAAGGAGGTTGAAGGCGAATTAGAGAGAAGAGGAAGATGTTGGCGGCGACGGATCCGATGCTGTGGCACAAGGTGGCCGCCGTCTCCGGTAACCTACCTTTTTTCTTCACTCTtttcgtcctctcccccgcccccgcccccgcccccgcccccttcttCCTGGAATCCTCTTTCCTCAATCAGACCACCGAGATGAGTGGTTGATTTGACAGGGGTTGCCGCTTTGGGGCTCGGCACCTACGGCGCGCACATGTTCCGCCCCAAGAACCCCGCGTACAAAGAGGTAGATGACGTTCTCCATCATCCGCATCCCTCTACGGTCTCCGATTCGTTCTTCCCAATTTAGCGATTTGCTTTTTATAATTTGTTGTGAATGGTTTTGGCAGGTTTGGCACACGGCGTCCCTGTACCATCTCGTCCACACCGCGGCGCTGCTCGGGGCGCCCATCACCAAGCGCCCCAACGTTGTGAGTACCAGTGCTGCCCGCTTCAATATTTTTGCTGTTACGATACCTCCCGGTTAATTTACATGGACTCTCCGATTCTTGACGTGTTTGCAGTTCGGAGGGCTCCTCACTGCTGGAATTGTGCTCTTCTCTGGAACGTAAGCATTGGTCCCCCCCTAACCAAAACGTAAATTATCAGAAGACATTGAATTAGAAAAATGAATTTGTTCTTCTGACATCTTTCATTTACATTGGAATTGTGTCATAAAATCGTTATTGACAGAGGATGTACAATTTTGTTAGGTGCTACACCGTGGCTTATCTTGAAGACAGGAAGTTTTCTTCACCGGCACCATTGGGGGGCTTTGCGTTTATTGCTGCTTGGGCCAGCCTCCTCTTCTGATTAAATTGTGCTTTTCCAAGAAAACAAAAAAAGTCATAAACCTCTCTATATGGTGTTTTATCAGGTTGTGAAAAATATACTTGTAAAGTGTATACAGTGGACAGTATGCGCCTCTGTTTAATAATTCAATCTGTGATTCCTATGTTTCTATTCTATGATATGCTTGCTGCTCATGATATGTTTTCAGTTGGACATGCCAGTGAAATTGCGCCTCTGGTTAATAATTCAAGCTGTATGATGTTTATGTAACGGCCGAGGTTCAAGGCAGACCCTTTGCTTGCCTAAAAGTTAATGGCCACATGTTCGCTACTTGATGCACAAATATGAGAATCTCTCTTTGCTTTGAATGAACAATGCGATGGTGGAACAACACAATATAAAACTACACTCGATAAGGTAATTACGTTATATCTTGACTTGTAATGATGTAAATTCAATTGAAGTTAAGTTCCTTTTTAGTTTCTGGAACTGCTAATAATAAAAGGTTAAATAGCACAAACTTTTGTCTGAATAATGCATGTGCTGATGCTGCACATAGGCACTATGGGATATACGTATACATATAGACACATGGTGTGCTTAAGATCAGAGGCTCAGAGCATTTACAGGAAGCCAACAGAAAATTTTTAGATCTTGGTATATTATTATATGAAATACATTAAATAATTCGTGGGGCTGCTTTGAGCTGATGTTCTTCCGTTACTTTCTCATGGTTGA
It contains:
- the LOC100274792 gene encoding uncharacterized protein LOC100274792: MLAATDPMLWHKVAAVSGVAALGLGTYGAHMFRPKNPAYKEVWHTASLYHLVHTAALLGAPITKRPNVFGGLLTAGIVLFSGTCYTVAYLEDRKFSSPAPLGGFAFIAAWASLLF